The window CCCGGCAAATGGCGGCACCGATGCCAGACCGGCGGCTTGCGCCGGTCACCAGCACGATTCGTCCGCGAAGTTCCGGAAACAGCATTGCCTTGCAGGCAACAAAAAGGCCGGCTGCCGCCGGCCTTTCGAAAACCACGCTTCTGCTGCGGACCAGCGCCGGCGCCGGCACCGGTGCCGCCGGCTTTATTACTTACCCTTATTCTTGTCAGCCGTTTCAGCCGTCGCCAAACGGCTCTCGGACGCCATGGGCTGGTCGACCCACTCGATGAAGGCCATCGGCGCAGAGTCGCTCTGCCGCGGTCCCAGTTTCACGATCCGGCAATACCCTCCCTGGCGGGTGGCCGCCCGCGGGGCAACCTCGGCGAACAGTTTGCGCACCGCACCGTCCTGCCGCAAAAAAGCAAAGGCAAGCCGGCGCGCGTGCAGATCGCCGCGTTTACCCAGCGTGACCATGCGCTCCGCAAAAGGCCGGACGGCTTTCGCCTTCGCCAGGGTCGTCTTGATCCGCTGATGCTCGATCAGGCTGCAGACCTGGTTGGCAAGCATGAGGTTGCGGTGCTCAGCTTTCCGGCCCAGTTTGATGGTTTTCCTACGATGACGCATGGCGTTACAAGGTGATGAGTTTGCTTTCGTCGTTGCGGTCGCCGCCGGCCATGGGTTCAACCAGGCCCGCCTCAAACTTCATACCAAGGCTTAACCCGAGGTGTTGCA of the Verrucomicrobiota bacterium genome contains:
- the rplQ gene encoding 50S ribosomal protein L17, yielding MRHRRKTIKLGRKAEHRNLMLANQVCSLIEHQRIKTTLAKAKAVRPFAERMVTLGKRGDLHARRLAFAFLRQDGAVRKLFAEVAPRAATRQGGYCRIVKLGPRQSDSAPMAFIEWVDQPMASESRLATAETADKNKGK